The genomic segment GCGCCAGACGCGCTGGGTCCAGCCTGACGGTCCGGAGGTGCCAGTGGTCTGAACCGTCCTGGCACGGAAGCGGCGGGACTGCTTCCGTGCTCCGGGAGTTGCGTTGGTCAGGGCGTGGCGGAGGTCGGGGGGGTGGGGTCGCTGAAGTTGCCTGCCGCGTCCACTGCCCGCACAACGTACTGCGCGTCCGCTGTGCCCGCCGGGTCGGTGTACGTGGGGGTGCTCAGCAGGCCGGACAGTTCCAGGGGGTGCTGACCGCGCAGGCGGTACACGACGTACTGCCCGCCGGGCTGGCTGGCCGTCCAAGTCAGCTGCACGCCGCCCTGATTTGGCAGGAGGGCGGCGCGCAGCCCCGACACCTGCGAGCCGCCTGCTGGGGCGGGCCGGGTGGCGGTCAGGGGCGCTGATTCGGCTGAGCGGTTGCCGCTGCGGTCCACGCTGCGTAGGGTGTACGTGACCGTGCTGCCGGGCGCCGCGGTGGTGTCCAGGTAGGTGCGCGTGCCGGCCGGGAGTTGCGTGAGGACCGCTGAGGTGGTGGCGGTGGCGCGTAGCACCTCGAAGGTCTGCAGGTCGGGTACGGTCGCCTGCGTCCAGCTGAGCTGAATGCCGCCGGGCGTGGCGGTGGCGGCGGCGAGCAGGGGAGGGGGGGGCGGCGTGACGTCTTTCAGGACGCCAGTCACGGGCGCGGACAGCTCCGAATCCACCTGGGTGGTGTTCACGGCGACCACCTGGTAGCGGTACGGGGTCTGGACGCCCTGAGGGATCACGTCCGTGAAGGTGGGGTCTGTGAGGGGAAGGCCGGTCAGCAGCAGGGCCTCCGCGGGGGTCTGCGCGCCCTCGGAGCGGTAGACGCGGTATCCCAGCAGGTCCCCTTCCCGGTTGGGCGTCCACGTGAGCGTCAGGCTGGTTTCGGTTGCCGTGACGTTCAGGCCGCTGGGCGCGGCCGGTGGGGTGAGGTTCTGTCCGGTGGCGCCGGCCAGGGTGCTGCGGCCGCTGAGCTGACCGGTCTGGTCGGTGGTGGCCACGGCGTACAGGTAGGGGACGCCGCCCTGCACCTGATCGGCGAAGGTGCGGGCGTCGGCGGGCAGCGTGGCGATCACGGCCAGCTGATCCGGCGCCGGTCCGCGCAGCACGAGGACGGCGGTGACGCGTGGGTCGGGGTCCGCGGTCCAGGTCAGGGTCACCTTCCGGTTGCCGGGCTCGGCGCGCGTGAGGACGGGGGTGGGCAGGGGCGCGGCGGCGCTGAACGTGACGGGGGCGCTGGGTGCGGAGTCCCGCCCGAACAGGTCCACGCTGCTGACCTGATAACGGTACGTCTGCCCGGGCTGGGCGGTGGTGTCGGTGAACACGTCACCGCCAGCGCCGCCTGTCCGGAAGAACGGGGTGGGTTCCAGCGGCTGGAAGGGGCCCGTGCTGCCCGCGCGGGAGACCGTGTACGCCGCGACCAGGGCGCCCGGTTCCGTGGGGGGTGTCCAGCGCAGGCGGGGGGTGGCGCCGGGGAGCAGGGTCAGGTTGGTGGGGGCGGGTACGGGCGGGGTGGGGCCGGTGCGGAAGGTGGCGGTGCCGACCGGGGTGCGGGTGCGGTCCACGGCGTACACGGTGGCGGTGTAGGTGCCCTCGGGCAGGCCGATCAGGGTGGTCTGAATGCCGAGCGCCCGGGCGAAGGCGGGCCGGGCGACGACGTTCAGGGTGAAGATGGCCCGCCCCACGCGGTTATCGTCCGTGACGGGTGCGGTGTAGGTGGCGGTCACGGCGTCGTATTCGGGGCGCGTGAGCCCCAGCGCCGCCGAGTACGGCTGCGGGGAGGACACCGGGACGGTGCGGGTGGCGGCGCTGCCCTTGACCTCGATCACGAAGCCGCCGCTGGGCGTGGCGTCGCCGGGCAGGAACCACCGGAGCAGCGCGCCGTCCGGAGTGGGCAGCGCGGCCAGACCGGCTTTCGCCGTGGGGGTCTGCGCGTGGGCGGTGGGGACGGCGCCCAGGGTGGCAATCAGGATGAGCCTGCTGATGGTGTTCATGGGTGTCCTCGGGGCGGACCGCTCGGGCTGACGGGGAGGTCAGCCCGGGCGGTTCAGAATTTCACTGTGGCGTCCGTGCTGATGTTGATGTCGGGAATGACGGGCAGGCTCACGCTGGCGGACACTTTCCCTTTGAAGTACCGGTCGTCCTTGGCGATGTGGACGGCGCCTTCAAGGGTCATGCTGGCGCTGGCGCTGACATTGATGCCGCAGCCGCCGGCGCTGGCCGACGCGGTGGCGCCGAACTTCACGCTGCCGTCCAGCACGACGGGGCTGTACTGCACGCCGAACGCGGCGTCCAGTGCGGCGCTGGCCTTCAGGTTCCAGGACCAGCTGCACAGCAGGAGGCTGCCGCTGTTGCCGTACTCGAGGTTCCAATTGACGCCCGCGCCGACGTCCACGCGGGTGCTGTCGATCATCAGGTAGCCTTTGCCCTGCGGCATGTTCGGCAGCTGCACCGTGATGGGGCTGGCTTTCGTGCCGATGTACAGGTGCTGGTCGCTGCCGGAGAAGGGCACGTACAGTTCCATCGCGCCGCGCAGGGTCATCAGGTCGTACAGGTTCAGGTTAGCCACCCCGGCGCAGTTCAGGCCGCCGGGCGCGCTGAGGCTGCTGGATCCCACGCAGGCCTGCACGAGCAGTCGCCCGTCGGCGCTGGAATCGGTGGTGCTGCCGGCGGTCCCGGCGCCGGAGACGCTCAGCTGCGGCGCGGAGATGGACACCAGCGCGCGGCCGTTCGGGGTGCTCTGGTTCAGGGTTTCGCCCTTCTTGACCAGCCACGCGTCGGCGCGCATGTCGAAGGTGCCCACGTCATCGACCGTCAGGACGCCTTTGAGGTAGGGCTTGATGGGCGTGTCGATGTCCTGCTTCACGCTGAGCAGGGCCCCCGCCTGGAACATGGTGCTGGGACCGGCCGTGCGGAAGGCGGGCGCCTGGTCCAGGCCGCTGGGCCAGTCCATGTTGACGGTCAGGCCGCCCAGCAGTTCGTAGATCTCCACGCGCTTGGCGCTCAGCAGCGGCTTGCCCAGCTGCGCGTTGCCGCGGGCGTTCACGGTGATGGACCCGTACCCGACCGAACCGCTTCCGTCCTTGAAGTACCCGAAGTTCGTGCCGCTGAAGCGCCCGAAGACGGCCTTGGCATCCATGTTCAGCAGCCCGGCCACGCTCAGCGTGCCGGTACCGGTGAATTCCAGCAGACCCGCGCTGGTCAGGGCGCCCTTGAGGGTGATGTCGAACGGGACTTTCGCAAGCTGACCGGTCAGGTGGATGGCTTCGGTGGTGACGTTCACGTCCCGGCCGTCTTTGACCCAGAAGAAGGTCTTGGTGTCCGTGGTGTTCACGGGCAGCTGCTCGTTCACCTGCAGGCGGCCCTTGAGGCCCAGGGTGTACGAGCCGTCGCCCTGCCGTTCCACGCCGACTTCCGTCACGGAGTACGGGTACGCGAACAGGCTCGGCAGGCGGGCGTCGCTGACGGTGTCCCAGGTGCGGCCGTTCAGGGTGACGTTCCCGGCGCCGTCCAGGCTCAGGTTGTTCAGGGGCACCCGGTAGCCCTTGTCGCTGCTGCCCTCAAAGACGTTGAGCTGGGCGTTGGCGAACACGATCCGGGCGGCCGAGGCCTGGCCCGCGCTGCTGGTGACCGTCCAGACGCCCTCGCCGGGGGCGAGGCTGGTGCGGCCGAACACGTGGGTTTTCACGGTGCCGTTGGCTGCGGGGGTCAGGCGCTCCCCGCTTTTCGCGTTGGGATTCCAGCTGATCTTGATGGGCATCGACTCGTTGATCAGGGGCAGCGGGATGCTGCCGTCCCCCTCGGCGGCCGAGACGCGGCCCGAGAGCACCTTGAGTTGCAGGGCGTTCACGTTGACCGTCCAGCCCAGCAGGGTGGTGTTCAGCGCCCCCAGGTTCAGGGTGGTCTGGAATCCACCGGCGGTGTACGCCGCCGTCTGGGTGAGCGTGACGGGCGTGCTCAGCAGCGGAGAGCCGACCTTGATCTTCGCCGCGGGGAAGACCAGGCCCATCCAGTCGTTTGCTGGGGCGCCCGTGGTGCCGAAGGCGGCTGTCAGTTCGGTCGCGCTCTGCGCGGCTGACAGGTCCAGCGTGACGGCACTGGCGCTGAGGGTCAGCCCGTCCTCGGGCAGGGTGGCGGCGACCGGCACGCTGGGGTTCAGGATCGCGTACAGGTCGCCGGTCGCGGCGTTCAGGGGCGCGCCGGTCAGGGTGAGGGTGTTGCTGGCCGCCTGCACGCCGCTGTCGGTCAGGATGACCGTGCCGCTCAGGGTGCCGCCCTTCTCGTTCAGGGTGAGGGTTCCCAGGCGCAGGGTCACGTTGTTCAGGCGCGCCAGTTGCAGGTCGGAGTTGCCGAGGTTCACCGTGACGGGCGTCGGGGTCAGGGTCACGCGGGTCTCGCTCGCGTCGCGGGACGTGAAGACCTGGGTGGTCTGCAGGTCGGTGAAGGTCACGTCGTAGGTGCCTGCTTCCTTCCCGCCGACGATGAGGAGCACCGTGCCGCGCCCCGAGAACCGGCTGGGGTCCAGCGCCTGCACGTCTTTGACGTTCACCTTGAAGTCGCCGAACGACAGGACGGTGGGGGCGTTCAGGGCGTAGGTCAGTTCCGCCCGGGCGGTCAGGGGCTGGTCCGGGCTGCTGTATTCGAAGGTCAGGGTGTGCCGCCCGGTGCGCTGCTCGCTGAAGGTCTCCAAGAGTTCCGCCGTGTCGCGGTCCTCAGTCAGGTCCAGCGTCACCGTCTTGACCGGCTGGCCGTCCAGCAGCCAGCGTCCGTTCAGGCGGCCTCCACCCACGTAGGGCACGCGGACTTTCGCGGTGAAGTCCCCGGTGCTGGGCAGGGTGACGTTGTCACTGCCCGCGTTCGCGCCGCCCTGCTCCAGATTCAGGGCCACGCGGCCCAGCTCGAACCGGATCTTGACCTGCACGGGCAGCACGGCGCGGGTCGCCGCCAGGAAACTGCTGTCCCAGGTGCTCAGCGTCACGACGTACGGGCCTGAGCGTTGATACACGGAGAACGTGGTCGCCTCGCCGTTCACCGGCTGAAGATTCGCGCCCGTTCCGTTGCCGAAGTCGATCTTATAGTCCAGGCCGGGCAGCAGTCCGGTGATCCGGAACTGATACGTGCCGCCTCTGGCGTCCACGCTGGTGACTTGCAGGGCTTCCGTGGGGGGCAGGCCCACCACGACCTGGGCCTTCACTTCCGGAACGTCCACTTTCGGCTGATTCTGGGCGTTCAGGGTGACGGTGTACGTCCCGAAGGTGCGGTACGTGTGCGGCAGGGTCACGGCCGTCTGGCCCGTCACGGTCTCGCTGGTCCCGTCGCCCCACAGAACGCGGTACTGCACTGCGGGCAGCAGGCCGGTCAGGTCCGCCGAGACGGTCAGTGCGGGCCCGCCGCCCGTCAGGGTCAGGGCCGGCGCGGGCGCCGTGGTGGTCACGGGGATGGGCGTGGTGGGCACCCTCGGCGCCGTGAGGGTCACGGTGAAGGTGGTGGGCAGCCCGTAGGTGTGGGTTTTCAAAGCCGTCTCGCTGCCCGTCAGGGTCTCGGTGGCGCCGTCGCCCCAATTCAGGGTGTACGTCAGTTCCGGTTCCAGTCCCGCCAGCTGCGCGGTGGCCAGCAGGCCCTGCGCGCTCACGGTCAGGCTGCCGGCGGGCACGCTCAGCGTCACCGCCTGACGTCCTCCGCGGTGGTCGAGCAGCACGGTGTAGGTGTCCACCGCGCCGTAACGGTGCCGCAGGGTGGCCGTGGTGTCACCCGTGACCGTGGAGACGGGACTGCCGTCGCCCCAGTCCAGGGTGTACGTGACCACCGGGATGAGGCCGCTCAGGGTGGCGGTGGCGTTCAGCCGGTCCGACTGCACGGTGAAGGTCGGGGCGGGCAGGGTCACGTTCACCTGGTAGTCGCGTGAGGCGTACTGCCCCTGTGTCTCCTGCGTCCTGATGGCCGTCAGTCCTTCCTGCAGGTAGACGTGCGTGCGCTGCGCGCTGGCGACGCCGGTGATGGTGTCCGACGCGCCGCCCCCCCAGGTCAGGGTGTACGTCAGCGCGGGCACCAGGTCGGTCAGGGTCGCGGTGACGGTCTGTCCCACGATCACGTTCACGACGTACTGCACTTCCTGCGGCGTGACGGTCAGCACCGGCATGGGCGCGCTTACCAGCACGTCGGCCGTCACGGGCGCCACGCCCTCGCGGCTGACGGTCACGGTGAACGTGCCGGGACGGTCGTACGCATGACTGAGTTCTGCGGTGGCGCCGGTGGGCGTCAGGGTGTCGGTGGTGCCGTCGCCCCACGCCACGGTGTACGGGTCGCCGCTCAGCAGGCGGCCCAGCGTCAGGACCGCGGTCAACCGGGTGGTGCCGGTCAGCTGCGCCGTGGGGACCGGCAGGGCCGCAGTCACGGTCGCCGTGACGGGCGCGGTCGCCTCAGAGCGGAGGGTCACGGTGAACGTGCCCGGGAGCGCGTACGCATGCGTTTTCTGCGCTGTGGCCGAACCGGTCACGGTGTCGGCTGTGCCGTCGCCCCAGTCCACGGTGTACGTCAGCGCCGGGACCAGCGTGGACAGGTGCGCCGTGACGGTCTCCCGCACCAGCAGGGCGGCGGGCGCCACGTTCAGCGCGGGTGCGGGGGCGGTCACGCGGGTCGTTGCCGTCACGGCGGCCGTGTCCAGCGAGGTCAGCGTGAGGGTGAAGGTGCCCAGCGTCTGGTAGGTGTGACGCTGCTGCGCGGTGGTCGTGCCCACGGCCACCACGAACTGCCCGGTGGTGCCGTCCCCCCAGTCCAGGGCGAACCGGCCGCCCATCAGGTTCGACAGGTCCGCCGTGACGTCGCCGCCCAGGATGACGGCTGGCGTCACGGCCAGCACCGGCACGGGCGCCACGACCGTGACTGACAGCAGTAGGGCGTTCTGACTGCCGGCTGGGGTGACGGCAACGCCCTGCACGCCGGGCCGGGCGTAGGTGTGCGTCAACTGCGCGGTCGTGGCGGCCGCCGTGAACGTCTCGGCGTCGCCCAGGCCCCAGGTCACGACGTAGTCGTACCCGGCCAGCAGGCCCGAGAGGGTCACCGTGGCGGTCAGCGGCGCGGTGGCGGCGGCCGTCCCGGTCGGGGCAGGCACGCCGACACTGACGGGGGCGGACGTGACGGTCAGGCCACTGGAGGCCAGCACCACCGTGTACGTTCCGGCCGTCGCGTACGCGTGCGTGCGCTGCGCGTCCACGCTGCCGCTCAGCGTGTCCTCCGCGCCGTCCCCCCAGTTCAGCGTGTACGTCTGACCGGGGAACATGCCGCGCACGTCGGCCGTGACCGGCGCACGCACCGCCACCGCTCCGGGCGACACGGTCAGGCTCGCCAGTGGCACGGCGACCGTGATGACGGCCACGCCGGGCGTGCTGGCCGAACCGCGACTGGGCGGCGTCACTTCCACCCGGAAGTCGCCGGGGCGGGCGTACGTGTGCACCAGCCCAACGCTGGCCGCGCCGGACGGGTTCTGGAAGGTCTCGACCGTGCCGTCTCCCCAGTCCACGCGGTAGGCGTCCACGCCCGAGACCGTGCGCATCAGGTTGCTGACCGTCATCGTGACCTGCAGGTCACGGTGCACGAACGTCAGGACCGGGACGGGCACCTGGTAGTTCACGGTGACCGTGCCCTGCTCGGCTGCGCCGCCCGCTGGGGGCGTCACGGTCACCACGTAGGTTCCGTTCCGGCTGTACTCGTGGGTGAGGTTCAGCGGGGTGCTGCCCGGTGACAGGACCGTCTGGGTACTCCCGTCGCCCCAGTCCACGGTATAGGTGGCCGGGGCGGGCGCCAGGTTCCCCACGGTCAGGGTGACCACGCGCTGCTCCTGCGTGAAGGTCAGGGTCGGGCGGGGCACGGTCACGGTCACGGTTCCCGTGAGGGCCGTCACGCCCGGTGCGCTCAGGTTGACCGTGAAGGTCCCGGCGGTCGCGACCTGACCGGCGGTGAAGACGTGCGTGCGGGTGGTGGAGGCGACGCCCGTGACGGTGTCTGCCGTGCCGTCCCCCCAGTTCAGGGTGTAGGTCAGGGTCGGCGCGAGGCTGCTCAGCGTGGCGGTGACCGGTTGTCCCAGCGCCGCGTCCGTGGGACTCAGACTCAGTGAGGCGACGGGGGCCGTGACGGTCACGGTCGCGTCGGCGCGCTCTCCGCTGCTGAGCGTCACGCGCGTGAGGTAGGTGCCGGGCTGCGCGTACGTGTGCGTGCGCGTCGCCTGCGCCGCTCCCGTGACCGTGGCGAGCGTGCCGTCCCCCCAGTCCAGGGTGTACGTCAGGGTGGGGATCAGTTCGGTCAGGGTGGCGGTTGCCGTCAGGTCGCGCGCCGTCACGGTCAGGACCGGCGGGGCGCTCAGCTGCGCCGACGCGAGCACGGCGGTCATGCCCGGGGCGGTCAGGCGCACCGTGACGGAGGCGGGCTGGGCGTACGTGTGCGTCTGCTGGGCCGAGGGGCCTGTCGCGGTGATGGGGTCGGTGGTGCCGTCCCCCCAGGTCAGGGTGTAGGTCTGTCCGGTCACCAGCTGCGTCAGGGCGGCGGTCACGGTCAGGCGCTGGACGCTCAGGTTCAGGCCAGCGGTGGGGAGGGTCAGGGTGACGGTGGTAGTCACGGGGGCGCCGCCCTGCGGGGTGAGCTGGATGGTCACGGTGCCGGGCTGGGCGTAGGTGTGGGTGAGCTGCGCGGTGGCGGCGGTAGGGGTCAGCGTCTCGGTGGCGCCGTCTCCCCAGGCCACCGCGTAGCTGTAGCCGGGCACCAGTGCGCGGAGATTCAGCGTGGCCGTCAGGGCGCTGCCTGCCGCGCTCAGGGTGGGGACGGGGACGGGGACGGTGACGGTGAGGGTGGCCGTCACGGGGGCAACGCCCGGCGCGGTCAGGGTGACGGTGAAGGGACCGGGCTGGGCGTAGGTGTGGGTTTTCTGGGTGCCGGTCGAGCCGGTGACGGGGTCGGTGGTGCCGTCGCCCCAGTCCAGGGTGTAGGTCAGGGCGGGCACGAGGGTGCCCAGGGTGGCCGTGACGGTCTGACGCACGGCGGGACTGGCTGGGGTGAGGACGAGGGTGGGGGTGGGGGCGGTGAGGGTGACGGTGGTGGTCACGGGAGCGCCGCCCTGCGGGGTGACCTGGATGGTCGCGGTGCCGGGCTGGGCGTAGGTGTGGGTGAGCTGCGCGGTGGCGGCGGTGGGGGTCAGCGTCTCGGTGGTGCCGTCGCCCCAGTCGAGGGTGTAGGCGTACGCGGGCACAAGGTTGCCCAGGTTCAGCGTCGCCCCCAGGCCGCTGGCCACACTGCTGGCCGTGGGGGCGGGAACGGTGACCGTGACGTTAGCCGTGCTGGGGGCCGTGCCCGGCGCCGACAGCGTGACGGTGAAAGTGCCAAGCTGGGCGTAGGTGTGGGTTTTCTGGGCGTCGGTCGAGCCGGTGATGGTGTCGGTGGTGCCGTCGCCCCAGTCCAGGGTGTACGTCAGGGCGGGCACGAGGGTGCTGAGTCTGGCCGTGACGGCCTGCTGGAGCGGGATCACGCTGGGGGTGATGGTGAGCGCTGAATTCGGGGCGTTGAGACTCACGGTCGTGGTGACCGGTGGTGCGCCCTGCGGGGTGACCTGGATGGTCACGGTGCCGGGCTGGGCGTAGGTGTGGGTGAGCTGCGCGGTGGCGGCGGTAGGGGTCAGCGTCTCGGTGGCGCCGTCTCCCCAGGCCACCGCGTAGGGATGGCCGCTGAGCAGGTTGCCCGCGTTGAGGGTGACGGTCAGATCCGTGACGCTGGCATTCAGGGTGGGGACGGGGACGGTGACGGTGAGGGTGGCCGTCACGGGGGCGACGCCCGGCGCGGTCAGGGTGACGGTGAAGGGACCGGGCTGGGCGTAGGTGTGGGTTTTCTGGGTGCCGGTCGAGCCGGTGACGGGGTCGGTGGTGCCGTCGCCCCAGTCCAGGGTGTAGGTCAGGGCGGGCACGAGGGTGCCCAGGGTGGCCGTGACGGCCTGCTGGAGCGGGATCACGCTGGGGGTGATGGTGAGCGCTGAATTCGGGGCGTTGAGACTCACGGTCGTGGTGACCGGTGGTGCGCCCTGCGGGGTGACCTGGATGGTCGCGGTGCCGGGCTGGGCGTAGGTGTGGGTGAGCTGCGCGGTGGCGGCGGTGGGGGTCAGCGTCTCGGTGGTGCCGTCGCCCCAGTCCAGGGTGTAGGCGTACGCGGGCACGAGGTTGCCCAGGTTCAGTGTCGCCCTCAGGCCGCTGCTCGCGGCGCTGAGCACCGGAATTGGAGCTGAGGCGGCTGTCACGGCCGTCACGGGGGTGGTGCCCGGGGAGGTCAGGGTGACGGTGTAGGGGCCAGGTTGGGCGTAGGTGTGGGTTTTCTGGGTGCCGGTCGAGCCGGTGATGGTGTCGGTGGTGCCGTCGCCCCAGTCCAGGGTGTACGTCAGGGCGGGGGTCAGCTGGCCCAGGGTGGCCGTGACGGG from the Deinococcus radiotolerans genome contains:
- a CDS encoding fibronectin type III domain-containing protein, which translates into the protein MNTISRLILIATLGAVPTAHAQTPTAKAGLAALPTPDGALLRWFLPGDATPSGGFVIEVKGSAATRTVPVSSPQPYSAALGLTRPEYDAVTATYTAPVTDDNRVGRAIFTLNVVARPAFARALGIQTTLIGLPEGTYTATVYAVDRTRTPVGTATFRTGPTPPVPAPTNLTLLPGATPRLRWTPPTEPGALVAAYTVSRAGSTGPFQPLEPTPFFRTGGAGGDVFTDTTAQPGQTYRYQVSSVDLFGRDSAPSAPVTFSAAAPLPTPVLTRAEPGNRKVTLTWTADPDPRVTAVLVLRGPAPDQLAVIATLPADARTFADQVQGGVPYLYAVATTDQTGQLSGRSTLAGATGQNLTPPAAPSGLNVTATETSLTLTWTPNREGDLLGYRVYRSEGAQTPAEALLLTGLPLTDPTFTDVIPQGVQTPYRYQVVAVNTTQVDSELSAPVTGVLKDVTPPPPPLLAAATATPGGIQLSWTQATVPDLQTFEVLRATATTSAVLTQLPAGTRTYLDTTAAPGSTVTYTLRSVDRSGNRSAESAPLTATRPAPAGGSQVSGLRAALLPNQGGVQLTWTASQPGGQYVVYRLRGQHPLELSGLLSTPTYTDPAGTADAQYVVRAVDAAGNFSDPTPPTSATP
- a CDS encoding PKD domain-containing protein; protein product: MTLTSLPRGRAAPWALLRWLTLLALALASFASAQVSPTITFTPDQTRPGQPVTIDIAGLDPDVTYTIDLGNGIIEDRTGAATVQYTQTYFQPRTYTVSVSAPGITTAVQALNVTMPVPKLSAVPTGLSATLSIQDVLIGTYYRIEWGDGTDQNSYPEMDPLQVTHEYAQPGTYTILVSLSDSPGGTAPLATTTVTVAYATPILNVNLSAAAVQQPVTATLDNLVEALTYTLDWGDGTTDTVTGAVTAQKTHAYARPGAMTVTLSSASTAPAVSTVTVSVPVPTVTPASSGLTVTLNLSNLVPAYTYTLGWGDGTTETVTPTAATAQLTHTYAQPGTATIQLTPQDAPPITTTVSLTVPGATLTLDPTSGRTSDPVTATLGQLTPALTYTLDWGDGTTDTITGSTGTQKTHTYAQPGPYTVTLTSPGTTPVTAVTAASAPIPVLSAASSGLRATLNLGNLVPAYAYTLDWGDGTTETLTPTAATAQLTHTYAQPGTATIQVTPQGAPPVTTTVSLNAPNSALTITPSVIPLQQAVTATLGTLVPALTYTLDWGDGTTDPVTGSTGTQKTHTYAQPGPFTVTLTAPGVAPVTATLTVTVPVPTLNASVTDLTVTLNAGNLLSGHPYAVAWGDGATETLTPTAATAQLTHTYAQPGTVTIQVTPQGAPPVTTTVSLNAPNSALTITPSVIPLQQAVTARLSTLVPALTYTLDWGDGTTDTITGSTDAQKTHTYAQLGTFTVTLSAPGTAPSTANVTVTVPAPTASSVASGLGATLNLGNLVPAYAYTLDWGDGTTETLTPTAATAQLTHTYAQPGTATIQVTPQGGAPVTTTVTLTAPTPTLVLTPASPAVRQTVTATLGTLVPALTYTLDWGDGTTDPVTGSTGTQKTHTYAQPGPFTVTLTAPGVAPVTATLTVTVPVPVPTLSAAGSALTATLNLRALVPGYSYAVAWGDGATETLTPTAATAQLTHTYAQPGTVTIQLTPQGGAPVTTTVTLTLPTAGLNLSVQRLTVTAALTQLVTGQTYTLTWGDGTTDPITATGPSAQQTHTYAQPASVTVRLTAPGMTAVLASAQLSAPPVLTVTARDLTATATLTELIPTLTYTLDWGDGTLATVTGAAQATRTHTYAQPGTYLTRVTLSSGERADATVTVTAPVASLSLSPTDAALGQPVTATLSSLAPTLTYTLNWGDGTADTVTGVASTTRTHVFTAGQVATAGTFTVNLSAPGVTALTGTVTVTVPRPTLTFTQEQRVVTLTVGNLAPAPATYTVDWGDGSTQTVLSPGSTPLNLTHEYSRNGTYVVTVTPPAGGAAEQGTVTVNYQVPVPVLTFVHRDLQVTMTVSNLMRTVSGVDAYRVDWGDGTVETFQNPSGAASVGLVHTYARPGDFRVEVTPPSRGSASTPGVAVITVAVPLASLTVSPGAVAVRAPVTADVRGMFPGQTYTLNWGDGAEDTLSGSVDAQRTHAYATAGTYTVVLASSGLTVTSAPVSVGVPAPTGTAAATAPLTATVTLSGLLAGYDYVVTWGLGDAETFTAAATTAQLTHTYARPGVQGVAVTPAGSQNALLLSVTVVAPVPVLAVTPAVILGGDVTADLSNLMGGRFALDWGDGTTGQFVVAVGTTTAQQRHTYQTLGTFTLTLTSLDTAAVTATTRVTAPAPALNVAPAALLVRETVTAHLSTLVPALTYTVDWGDGTADTVTGSATAQKTHAYALPGTFTVTLRSEATAPVTATVTAALPVPTAQLTGTTRLTAVLTLGRLLSGDPYTVAWGDGTTDTLTPTGATAELSHAYDRPGTFTVTVSREGVAPVTADVLVSAPMPVLTVTPQEVQYVVNVIVGQTVTATLTDLVPALTYTLTWGGGASDTITGVASAQRTHVYLQEGLTAIRTQETQGQYASRDYQVNVTLPAPTFTVQSDRLNATATLSGLIPVVTYTLDWGDGSPVSTVTGDTTATLRHRYGAVDTYTVLLDHRGGRQAVTLSVPAGSLTVSAQGLLATAQLAGLEPELTYTLNWGDGATETLTGSETALKTHTYGLPTTFTVTLTAPRVPTTPIPVTTTAPAPALTLTGGGPALTVSADLTGLLPAVQYRVLWGDGTSETVTGQTAVTLPHTYRTFGTYTVTLNAQNQPKVDVPEVKAQVVVGLPPTEALQVTSVDARGGTYQFRITGLLPGLDYKIDFGNGTGANLQPVNGEATTFSVYQRSGPYVVTLSTWDSSFLAATRAVLPVQVKIRFELGRVALNLEQGGANAGSDNVTLPSTGDFTAKVRVPYVGGGRLNGRWLLDGQPVKTVTLDLTEDRDTAELLETFSEQRTGRHTLTFEYSSPDQPLTARAELTYALNAPTVLSFGDFKVNVKDVQALDPSRFSGRGTVLLIVGGKEAGTYDVTFTDLQTTQVFTSRDASETRVTLTPTPVTVNLGNSDLQLARLNNVTLRLGTLTLNEKGGTLSGTVILTDSGVQAASNTLTLTGAPLNAATGDLYAILNPSVPVAATLPEDGLTLSASAVTLDLSAAQSATELTAAFGTTGAPANDWMGLVFPAAKIKVGSPLLSTPVTLTQTAAYTAGGFQTTLNLGALNTTLLGWTVNVNALQLKVLSGRVSAAEGDGSIPLPLINESMPIKISWNPNAKSGERLTPAANGTVKTHVFGRTSLAPGEGVWTVTSSAGQASAARIVFANAQLNVFEGSSDKGYRVPLNNLSLDGAGNVTLNGRTWDTVSDARLPSLFAYPYSVTEVGVERQGDGSYTLGLKGRLQVNEQLPVNTTDTKTFFWVKDGRDVNVTTEAIHLTGQLAKVPFDITLKGALTSAGLLEFTGTGTLSVAGLLNMDAKAVFGRFSGTNFGYFKDGSGSVGYGSITVNARGNAQLGKPLLSAKRVEIYELLGGLTVNMDWPSGLDQAPAFRTAGPSTMFQAGALLSVKQDIDTPIKPYLKGVLTVDDVGTFDMRADAWLVKKGETLNQSTPNGRALVSISAPQLSVSGAGTAGSTTDSSADGRLLVQACVGSSSLSAPGGLNCAGVANLNLYDLMTLRGAMELYVPFSGSDQHLYIGTKASPITVQLPNMPQGKGYLMIDSTRVDVGAGVNWNLEYGNSGSLLLCSWSWNLKASAALDAAFGVQYSPVVLDGSVKFGATASASAGGCGINVSASASMTLEGAVHIAKDDRYFKGKVSASVSLPVIPDINISTDATVKF